AATTAGCAATCcaggaaataaataatcaacagttttatgttttctttttcctttttcatcttGCCTTTCCTCCcataaaaaacttgataggTTACTAATCACAAAATTCTGAATGTAAGAGAAAGTTTCATTCAAGATATCCATAAAAAGTATTATCATTATTCAGTTTATTCATGGTATGATTTACCTTCTCCCGATATATATTACACTAAACCGTTAGATGAGtgacatattttttatatatacactttatgaattccaaaattatatcttaaattttaaaattattttatgtgtaACTCATCCAACACTCAGATGTAATGCCGAAAGTAGCGATCCAAGAAGTATATAAGATATATTCAATCTTTAATTCTGACTGAATGGTCTTTTTGCAGCATgcaaaaaagtttaattactTTAGAAGGGCTTGATCATGCTTAAATTCAATAGAACAAAAAGTCAAAATCTTGCACATTATGATACATATAAAAGAATCGCACACTCAAATCTTCCAAGATCTCAGCAATAATGACTTCTAATTCCCTGTTGactagaaaaggaaatcaaGAAGATGGCTTTCctagaaaaatcaaaagccAACGATACTATACAGGAAAAAAATATTGCTATGAATTAGGAAGATGCTTCTCAAACCTTgtccctttctctctctatatatgcTCAGGAATTGTTAACCAACCGCCATATTTGTGTATTGTTTCAATTCAATGGCTGCATGTCAAGGAAATTCGCCACAAGAAACCAAGAAAAGGGGAAGGGCGGTCCTGGATGGCGACAAAGAGGCTCGGAAACAGAATTTCATCAGGAAAATCCTTGACGATGACAAGGCAACAAAGACAGCAAGCTTCTACAAGCGAAAGCCTACTCTAAAAAAGAAAGCGCAAGAGCTCCATACATTATGTGATGTCCCAGTCTGCGTCGTCTGTTTCGGGCCTAATGGAAGCGTTGATGTGTGGCCAGAGGAGGAACAGTGCGCGAAAGAGTTGATGATGTCCTACAAAAGATCGGACaagaaagagaggaaagaatCCAACGTCCTGGAACTTATGCAgtgcaagaaaaagaagcttgagaagaagaaacaagaagtaaaaattaatgcaCTAGTTTCAACCTTGTCTAAATGCCTTGATGGGTTATCAGGAATTCCGTTGATTGATAGAGTGAATGAGCTACAGGATAAACTCAAGATtttcaaggaaagaattgAGTTGCTAAGtatggaaaagaagaaaaaaagaattgaaactCCTGATGAAGAAATTAGCCCCATAGTCTCTATATTAAGCTCACCTAAAAATCAGGAATTTGACAATATCTTGCTTTGGCCTACAAGTACTAGTTGTAGCAATTTGGCAAGACCAGAAGGTTTTGATATGGCAGGAACAAACAATCATTCTGTGGTCGAAGATGAAGTTAATAGCAATGTCCTACTTAATAATAGCAATGTTCTTTATGGGTTTCAACAGATAGATCCAACTGTTCTTGATATGTCTCCAGGAAACTTGGACATGTTAGAGAATAGTGACAATTATTTTGTGCCATTTGATCATCAGCATCAAATATCATATATTCATGATGCTATGCCAATCTCAGTATGGGAACCTCCTCAACCATTGGTTCATACTGTTAGAAGTAGTGGGTCTAGTAATGTAGATTCTAGAAATTATTTCCCAGCTGCAGGCTCTACAGTTAGATAGCACAGTCTCGAGAAATTGATCATGtgatctttattattattattagtattttcttATTAGGTATTAAGTATTATATGATGACCCTTTTCAGTTATTAATCAGAGGACTCTACTTCAATTAAATAGAGTGACGATAAGTTGTATTAATATAGACCTTTCTAATGACACagttgaattattattattattattattattattattattattattattattattattattattatgtgcttcttttttttcattatctattgagatttcaaattttaagattctgcatttaaaagaaaatgaataaacatGTTTATAGGGACTTtagcttttcctttttctaaaTGAAGTtataatatatcattttattacaTTACCAAAAGTCCATTCAATCAAAAATTCAAAGTGTTATAAGGttttaaaaatgattttgaCATTAGTACTCTCATATAGTAttgtaaaaaaatagtaaaagaaatccaatattaatatcataaaGACTTTAATTTTTGTGGCACGTACAACTAAAGAAAAGTGAGATTAATTAGGAGTTAAAGAAATATAGGTTTATTCAGAAAATGTTAACCATtccatctttatttatttttaattattctgaaattaataataattttgtaagaatattatatatcgTATTAGGTAAATAAGAATTAGGACAAATACAAGTGGGCTAgcattattctattaatttttataaatttaaaatttatgagaaTTAAAAAGTAGAAACTCAaaagagaattaaaaattatctaaatacTACAAGAAAATGTGCATTTAGGGAG
The nucleotide sequence above comes from Ricinus communis isolate WT05 ecotype wild-type chromosome 6, ASM1957865v1, whole genome shotgun sequence. Encoded proteins:
- the LOC125370409 gene encoding agamous-like MADS-box protein AGL53; translated protein: MAACQGNSPQETKKRGRAVLDGDKEARKQNFIRKILDDDKATKTASFYKRKPTLKKKAQELHTLCDVPVCVVCFGPNGSVDVWPEEEQCAKELMMSYKRSDKKERKESNVLELMQCKKKKLEKKKQEVKINALVSTLSKCLDGLSGIPLIDRVNELQDKLKIFKERIELLSMEKKKKRIETPDEEISPIVSILSSPKNQEFDNILLWPTSTSCSNLARPEGFDMAGTNNHSVVEDEVNSNVLLNNSNVLYGFQQIDPTVLDMSPGNLDMLENSDNYFVPFDHQHQISYIHDAMPISVWEPPQPLVHTVRSSGSSNVDSRNYFPAAGSTVR